Proteins encoded together in one Cytophagia bacterium CHB2 window:
- a CDS encoding DUF3185 domain-containing protein — protein sequence MKPIMLIGLVLIVLGAAVLVYQGFTYTSREKIIDIGPLQASADTQKTIPVPPLVGGLAIVGGFVMVIMGSRKS from the coding sequence ATGAAACCGATCATGCTTATCGGGCTGGTTCTCATCGTGCTCGGCGCCGCGGTGCTCGTTTACCAGGGCTTCACGTACACCAGCCGTGAGAAGATTATTGACATTGGTCCTCTGCAAGCCAGCGCCGACACGCAAAAGACCATCCCGGTGCCTCCCCTCGTGGGCGGGTTGGCAATTGTCGGAGGATTTGTCATGGTTATCATGGGGAGCAGGAAGTCGTAG